A genomic region of Notamacropus eugenii isolate mMacEug1 chromosome 3, mMacEug1.pri_v2, whole genome shotgun sequence contains the following coding sequences:
- the LRRC4 gene encoding leucine-rich repeat-containing protein 4, with product MKLLWQVTVYHTWNAILLPIVYLTAQVWILCVAIAAAAAAAAASAGPQNCPSVCSCSNQFSKVVCTRRGLSEVPQGIPSNTRYLNLMENNIQMIQADTFRHLHHLEVLQLGRNSIRQIEVGAFNGLASLNTLELFDNWLTVIPSGAFEYLSKLRELWLRNNPIESIPSYAFNRVPSLMRLDLGELKKLEYISEGAFEGLFNLKYLNLGMCNIKDMPNLTPLVGLEELEMSGNHFPEIRPGSFRGLSSLKKLWVMNSQVSLIERNAFDGLASLVELNLAHNNLSSLPHDLFTPLRYLVELHLHHNPWNCDCDILWLAWWLREYIPTNSTCCGRCHAPLHMRGRYLVEVDQASFQCSAPFIMDAPRDLNISEGRMAELKCRTPPMSSVRWLLPNGTVLSHASHHPRISVLNDGTLNFSHVLLTDTGVYTCMVTNVAGNSNASAYLNVSTAELNTSNYSFFTTVTVETTEISPEDTTRKYKPVPTTSTGYQPAYTTSTTVLIQTTRVPKVAVTTADTNDKMQTSLDEVMKTTKIIIGCFVAVTLLAAAMLIVFYKLRKRHQQRSTVSAARTVEIIQVDEDIPPTTAAAAPSSVSGEGAVVLPTIHDHINYNTYKPAHGAHWTENSLGNSLHPTVTTISEPYIIQTHTKDKVQETQI from the coding sequence ATGAAGCTCTTGTGGCAGGTAACTGTGTACCACACCTGGAATGCCATCCTGCTCCCCATCGTCTACCTCACAGCGCAAGTGTGGATTCTGTGTGTAGCCATtgctgccgccgctgctgctgctgccgcctctgCCGGGCCCCAGAACTGCCCCTCCGTCTGTTCGTGCAGTAACCAGTTCAGTAAGGTGGTGTGCACTCGGCGTGGCCTATCTGAGGTACCCCAGGGCATTCCTTCTAATACCCGGTATCTCAACCTCATGGAAAATAACATCCAGATGATCCAGGCTGACACCTTCCGGCACCTTCATCACTTGGAGGTCCTGCAGTTAGGCAGGAACTCTATCCGGCAAATTGAGGTAGGGGCTTTCAATGGCCTGGCCAGCCTCAACACTCTGGAGCTCTTTGACAACTGGCTGACTGTCATTCCTAGTGGGGCCTTTGAGTATCTGTCTAAGCTTCGAGAGCTGTGGCTTCGAAATAACCCCATAGAGAGTATCCCCTCTTATGCCTTTAACCGGGTGCCCTCCCTCATGCGCCTGGACTTGGGGGAACTTAAGAAGCTGGAATATATCTCTGAGGGGGCTTTTGAGGGACTGTTCAACCTCAAATACTTGAACTTGGGCATGTGTAACATCAAGGACATGCCTAATCTCACACCCCTGGTGGGACTGGAGGAGCTTGAGATGTCTGGGAACCATTTCCCTGAGATCAGACCTGGCTCCTTCCGTGGCTTGAGCTCCCTTAAGAAGTTGTGGGTCATGAACTCACAGGTCAGCTTGATTGAACGGAATGCGTTTGATGGGCTGGCCTCACTGGTAGAACTCAACTTGGCCCACAACAACCTCTCCTCCTTGCCCCATGACCTGTTCACTCCACTGAGGTACCTGGTGGAGCTGCACTTACACCACAACCCTTGGAACTGTGATTGTGACATTCTGTGGTTGGCCTGGTGGTTGCGAGAGTACATCCCAACCAATTCCACCTGCTGTGGCCGCTGTCATGCCCCTCTGCACATGCGCGGCCGCTACCTTGTGGAGGTCGATCAGGCTTCTTTCCAGTGTTCTGCCCCCTTCATCATGGATGCCCCCCGGGACCTCAACATTTCTGAGGGTCGGATGGCAGAACTCAAGTGTCGGACTCCCCCTATGTCCTCTGTACGGTGGCTGCTGCCCAATGGGACAGTGCTCAGCCACGCCTCCCACCATCCACGGATCTCTGTCCTAAACGATGGTACCCTGAACTTCTCTCATGTGCTGCTCACAGACACAGGGGTATACACATGCATGGTGACCAACGTGGCAGGCAATTCTAATGCCTCGGCCTACCTCAATGTGAGCACAGCCGAGCTTAACACCTCTAACTATAGCTTCTTTACCACAGTCACAGTGGAGACCACAGAGATCTCTCCTGAGGATACCACCCGCAAATACAAGCCTGTGCCCACCACATCTACTGGCTACCAACCAGCTTATACCACCTCCACCACAGTGCTCATCCAGACCACCCGTGTGCCCAAAGTGGCAGTGACGACGGCAGACACCAATGACAAGATGCAGACCAGCCTGGATGAGGTCATGAAGACCACCAAGATCATCATTGGCTGCTTTGTGGCAGTCACCCTGCTGGCTGCTGCCATGTTGATCGTCTTCTACAAACTTCGTAAAAGGCACCAGCAGCGCAGTACAGTATCAGCCGCTCGGACAGTTGAGATTATCCAAGTAGATGAAGACATCCCACCAACCACAGCAGCAGCGGCTCCATCCAGTGTATCAGGTGAGGGGGCAGTAGTGCTGCCCACAATTCATGACCATATTAACTACAACACCTACAAACCAGCACATGGGGCCCACTGGACAGAAAACAGCCTGGGGAACTCTCTGCACCCCACAGTCACCACTATCTCTGAACCTTATATAATTCAGACTCACACCAAGGACAAGGTACAGGAAACTCAAATATGA